Proteins from a genomic interval of Rhodothermales bacterium:
- the ispD gene encoding 2-C-methyl-D-erythritol 4-phosphate cytidylyltransferase, whose amino-acid sequence MNPADLPGEVAVVVPAAGSGSRLGGHRKQFRELGGRPVIVQTLLVFERHPEVHHIVVAAPEDAVKPLQQEFRRVGITKLERVVAGGSTRQESVFRALAALPPLVDVVLVHDAVRPFVRVSQVSDVIGAAREYGAAAPAIPVTDTVRRSGDGFFGDTVDRSGLQRMQTPQGFRRSLLLEAHRLASEGGLDATDDVGLAQHAGAPVRVVDGSSDNVKITNPDDWERATDFWPMWEKVLRLESGARGVVLRGEGGA is encoded by the coding sequence GTGAATCCAGCAGACCTTCCCGGAGAAGTTGCGGTTGTCGTTCCGGCCGCAGGATCGGGGTCGCGACTGGGAGGGCATCGCAAGCAGTTTCGCGAGCTTGGCGGGCGTCCGGTAATCGTGCAGACGCTCCTGGTGTTTGAGCGGCACCCGGAGGTGCATCACATTGTTGTGGCCGCGCCTGAGGATGCCGTCAAGCCGCTCCAGCAGGAGTTCAGGCGAGTCGGCATCACCAAGCTAGAGCGCGTGGTGGCCGGCGGGTCCACCCGGCAGGAGTCTGTGTTTCGAGCGCTTGCGGCGTTGCCTCCGCTTGTGGACGTGGTCCTCGTGCACGATGCCGTTCGGCCCTTCGTGCGGGTCTCGCAGGTTTCTGACGTGATCGGGGCCGCGCGCGAGTATGGTGCGGCTGCTCCGGCCATCCCGGTGACGGACACGGTACGCAGATCGGGCGATGGGTTCTTTGGTGATACCGTCGACCGAAGCGGACTCCAGCGCATGCAGACCCCGCAGGGTTTTCGGCGATCGCTGCTCCTGGAGGCCCACCGCCTGGCGTCTGAAGGAGGGCTGGATGCCACCGATGACGTGGGCCTGGCGCAGCATGCCGGCGCGCCCGTGCGGGTTGTCGACGGAAGCTCGGACAACGTCAAGATCACGAACCCGGACGACTGGGAGCGAGCCACCGATTTCTGGCCGATGTGGGAGAAAGTGCTCCGTCTGGAAAGCGGGGCTCGAGGCGTCGTGCTGCGCG